ATTACGCGATAAAGAGACGATTCGGCTGGCATTAACAGCGGCTGAAACAGGGCATCTGGTTTTGTCGACGCTGCATACCCGTGGTGCCATTCAGGCAATAGACCGCTTGGTTGATGTTTTTTCTGCAGAAGAAAAAGGCTGGATTAGTAGTCAGTTGGCTGGAAGTTTAAAGGCCGTTATTTCTCAGCAACTGCTCCCAGCCCAAAAGGGTGGTAGAGTGGCTCTCCATGAAGTTTTGGTTGTAAATCAGGCTATTAGCCATTTAATAAGAGAAGGCAAAAATCATCAAATAGCATCATTAATGCAGACTGGTGCGGCTTGTGGTATGCAAACTTACGAGCAAAGCCGACAACAACGTAGCGCTCTGGGGCTGTTGGCAGAACAGAGGGGGGACAATCTGGCAAATGTTTTTTAGATAAACCGCTTTTTAAGGTAAACCGCGTGTGGTAACAGCCATGCTGAATAATGAGTATGGCTATTACGAATATGACTGATATGACTGATATGACTGATATGGCTGTTAGTTATACTGCTGCTCAAACCAGCTTTCCAGAATAATCACCGCAGAAGTGGAGTCAACCTTGCCTTTATTCAGAGCCTTGTAGCCACCGTGATCAAACAGATGAGAACGTGCTTCCACGGTGGTCAATCGTTCATCATGCAGTTCAACCTGTACGCCGAAACGTCCATGTATGCGATTGGCAAACTTACGGGCTTGTGCAGTAACCGGTTGTTCTGTGCCATCCATATTGAGTGGCAGGCCAACAATGACCAGATCAGGCTGCCACTCTTTAAGGAGTTTCTCGATGAGTTCCCAATTGGGGGAACCTTCGTTGGCTTTGAAAGAGGATAATGCTCTGGCAGTACCTGT
The sequence above is drawn from the Xenorhabdus ishibashii genome and encodes:
- the ruvX gene encoding Holliday junction resolvase RuvX, coding for MKNRTIIAFDFGTRSIGAAIGQEITGTARALSSFKANEGSPNWELIEKLLKEWQPDLVIVGLPLNMDGTEQPVTAQARKFANRIHGRFGVQVELHDERLTTVEARSHLFDHGGYKALNKGKVDSTSAVIILESWFEQQYN